A genomic region of Anas acuta chromosome 1, bAnaAcu1.1, whole genome shotgun sequence contains the following coding sequences:
- the FMC1 gene encoding protein FMC1 homolog, with product MAALGSPLRTLRGLLRELRLASGPPGRPYRDTAAYRHLLAAFRAHRVTSEKLCRAQQELHFQAATYLCLLRSVRHLAALHHEYHGRGERSPEEVAGLVGFRLPQQPGGKG from the exons ATGGCGGCGCTGGGCTCCCCGCTGCGCACCCTCCGCGGGCTCCTCCGCGAGCTGCGGCTGGCGAGCGGCCCTCCCGGCCGGCCCTACCGGGACACGGCCGCCTACCGGCACCTCCTGGCGGCCTTCCGCGCTCACCGG GTCACCAGCGAGAAGCTGTGCCGggcccagcaggagctgcacttCCAGGCCGCCACCTACCTGTGCCTGCTGCGCAGCGTGCGGCACCTGGCCGCCCTGCACCACGAGTACCACGGCCGGGGGGAGCGCTCGCCCGAGGAGGTGGCCGGGCTGGTGGGCTTCcgcctgccccagcagcccggGGGCAAGGGCTGA